Proteins encoded by one window of Vampirovibrionales bacterium:
- a CDS encoding VWA domain-containing protein encodes MLIARRSRCSGFSLVETAVVMLFVSLAMVPIITTMGGSNDANNVSVSNSANISGVSSRSSKLVLAANSIMERSLAGDHSVSFDASTLFTTPGETVVTPRRQYYGETSRAYNQPITYDWVVRDLSHLEDTTGQLTDWANQAVAADAAEVIAPTGNFVQQATLRLYQNPGDANPVLTLPTYFYRSNCGTGGVDCGDVALNQTGIAIVMDRSGSMRWSIERDRSKGWVSTSRKTSAPWLKNRYPIGANVPDAAIRINDIFDDSALDLTYMLPFSQPDNPDTPYAEHYIQPGGAPLVNAALTFPSGCNDVDALDPGNGSFNPDTAKYFADGALTDTYVMWNEPTITPVQRRAAIAAFCGAGGARASQADWLNLINNNMSRLEALRNALLSLLVKLEQNQFLVSNMEMGMVSFAATSPPAVTEVSMEKAVNPPGPVNTLKFVNMRLRSAMINRQGVGEIIADQGTPMLEGLKRAASMLYSRQYDNRLMIVISDGYVNSGSTPTNVRDFAKQVGGCPTVGNPACYSGSGGKTITMFTVGLIEADDALMTDMAQKTPNGQFFLAQSVTDLQPIFDQIAFQIERLVLNSMARRYHLPVKSGD; translated from the coding sequence ATGCTGATTGCCCGCCGCTCCCGCTGCTCAGGCTTCTCGCTTGTTGAGACTGCTGTGGTGATGCTGTTCGTTTCGCTGGCGATGGTGCCCATTATCACCACAATGGGCGGCTCAAACGACGCCAATAACGTCAGCGTCAGTAATAGCGCAAATATCTCAGGGGTCTCCTCGCGCTCTTCCAAGCTGGTTCTGGCTGCCAACTCCATTATGGAACGCTCGCTGGCAGGCGATCACAGCGTCAGTTTCGATGCTTCAACGCTCTTTACCACGCCGGGTGAAACGGTCGTCACGCCGCGTCGGCAATATTATGGCGAGACCAGCCGCGCTTATAATCAGCCCATTACGTATGACTGGGTGGTGCGCGACTTGTCGCACCTCGAAGACACGACCGGACAATTAACCGATTGGGCGAACCAGGCGGTTGCTGCTGACGCCGCTGAAGTGATCGCCCCCACCGGAAACTTTGTGCAGCAGGCGACGCTGCGTCTGTACCAAAATCCGGGGGACGCCAATCCCGTCTTAACGCTGCCCACGTATTTCTATCGCAGCAATTGCGGTACAGGCGGCGTGGATTGTGGCGATGTCGCCCTCAATCAAACCGGTATCGCGATTGTCATGGATCGATCCGGGTCAATGCGCTGGTCAATCGAAAGAGACCGTAGTAAAGGCTGGGTTAGTACGTCCAGAAAAACGTCAGCCCCTTGGCTCAAAAATCGCTACCCGATTGGCGCCAACGTCCCGGATGCGGCGATTCGCATTAACGATATCTTTGACGATAGCGCGCTCGATTTAACTTATATGCTGCCGTTTTCTCAGCCGGACAATCCAGACACGCCATATGCGGAGCATTATATTCAGCCGGGCGGAGCGCCCCTGGTGAATGCCGCGTTGACTTTCCCCAGTGGTTGTAATGATGTTGATGCGCTAGATCCCGGGAATGGCAGTTTTAATCCTGATACAGCAAAATATTTTGCCGACGGCGCTTTAACAGACACCTATGTGATGTGGAATGAACCGACCATTACCCCCGTTCAACGTCGGGCGGCGATCGCTGCGTTTTGCGGCGCAGGGGGGGCCCGCGCCTCTCAAGCGGATTGGCTGAATTTGATTAATAACAATATGTCGCGCTTAGAGGCGTTGCGCAATGCTCTGTTGTCGCTGCTGGTGAAATTGGAACAGAATCAATTCCTGGTTTCCAATATGGAAATGGGTATGGTGAGTTTCGCTGCCACTTCGCCACCAGCGGTTACGGAAGTTTCCATGGAAAAAGCGGTTAATCCGCCTGGCCCTGTGAATACCCTGAAATTTGTGAATATGCGTTTGCGCTCGGCCATGATTAATCGCCAAGGCGTTGGAGAGATCATTGCCGACCAGGGGACCCCTATGCTGGAGGGCTTAAAAAGAGCTGCCAGTATGCTGTACTCGCGCCAATATGACAATCGCCTGATGATTGTCATTAGTGACGGGTACGTGAATTCAGGCAGTACGCCTACCAACGTGAGAGATTTCGCCAAGCAGGTTGGCGGCTGTCCGACCGTCGGCAACCCTGCGTGTTATTCGGGCTCCGGCGGCAAAACTATTACGATGTTTACCGTCGGCCTGATTGAAGCCGATGACGCGTTGATGACCGACATGGCGCAGAAAACGCCCAATGGTCAATTCTTCCTGGCGCAATCGGTCACGGACTTACAGCCGATTTTCGACCAGATCGCGTTTCAAATTGAACGGCTCGTGCTCAATAGCATGGCCAGACGCTATCACTTACCCGTCAAAAGCGGGGATTGA
- the eno gene encoding phosphopyruvate hydratase, whose translation MSTYIELICAREILDSRGNPTVEAEVILSDGAIGTACVPSGASTGSREALELRDDDASRYNGKGVLQAVENVNDLIFKELVDQDATQQSEIDQLMIQLDGTDNKGRLGANAMLAVSLACARAAANALDMPLYRYLGGISASALPVPMMNILNGGAHADNNVDIQEFMIAPVGAVSFSDALRWGAETFHALKSVLRSKGYNTGLGDEGGFAPDLRSNGEAVDLILTAIEKVGFNTNEHIKLALDVASTELYKDGRYGLQGEGKSLTPEQMVDYLADLSRQYPIISIEDGMSEGDWDGWKLLTDRLGAGVQLVGDDLFVTNKAILAEGIEKGVGNSILIKVNQIGTLSETMATINLAHQSGYTTMISHRSGETEDTFIADLAVAVNSGQIKTGSASRSERIAKYNQLLRIEQELGPTARYAGFSAFKALRQSAGAARNLEAMSI comes from the coding sequence ATGTCGACTTACATTGAGCTGATTTGCGCCCGCGAAATTCTGGATTCGCGCGGCAATCCTACCGTAGAGGCCGAAGTGATCCTCTCTGACGGCGCCATTGGAACCGCTTGCGTCCCTTCCGGAGCCAGCACCGGCTCGCGCGAAGCGCTGGAACTGCGCGATGACGACGCCTCGCGTTACAACGGTAAAGGCGTCCTGCAAGCCGTTGAAAACGTCAATGACCTCATCTTCAAGGAATTGGTCGATCAGGACGCCACGCAGCAATCTGAAATCGATCAACTGATGATTCAACTCGACGGCACCGACAACAAGGGCCGCCTGGGCGCCAATGCGATGCTGGCTGTCAGCCTGGCCTGCGCGCGCGCTGCGGCCAATGCGCTGGACATGCCGCTGTATCGCTATCTTGGCGGCATTTCGGCCTCAGCCCTGCCTGTCCCGATGATGAACATCCTCAATGGCGGCGCGCACGCCGACAATAACGTGGACATTCAGGAATTCATGATTGCTCCGGTCGGCGCAGTCTCATTCTCCGACGCCTTGCGCTGGGGCGCCGAAACCTTCCACGCCCTGAAAAGCGTGTTGCGCAGCAAAGGCTACAATACGGGTCTCGGCGATGAAGGCGGCTTTGCGCCAGACCTGCGCAGCAACGGCGAAGCGGTCGATTTGATTCTGACCGCCATTGAAAAAGTAGGCTTTAATACCAACGAGCACATCAAACTGGCGCTGGACGTCGCCAGCACCGAGCTCTACAAAGATGGCCGCTACGGCCTGCAAGGCGAAGGGAAATCGTTGACGCCGGAGCAAATGGTGGACTATCTGGCGGATTTATCCCGGCAGTATCCGATTATTTCGATTGAAGACGGCATGTCGGAAGGCGACTGGGACGGCTGGAAGCTTCTCACCGACCGCCTTGGAGCGGGCGTTCAACTCGTCGGCGACGACTTGTTTGTCACCAACAAGGCGATTCTGGCCGAAGGCATTGAAAAAGGCGTCGGCAACAGTATTCTGATTAAGGTCAATCAGATTGGCACGCTCAGCGAGACGATGGCCACCATTAATCTAGCCCATCAGTCTGGCTATACCACGATGATCAGCCATCGCTCGGGCGAAACCGAAGACACGTTCATCGCGGATCTCGCCGTGGCGGTGAATTCCGGGCAAATTAAAACAGGCTCGGCCAGCCGCTCGGAGCGCATCGCCAAATATAACCAGTTGCTGCGCATCGAGCAAGAGCTGGGGCCCACGGCGCGCTATGCCGGCTTTAGCGCCTTTAAAGCCCTGCGCCAGAGCGCTGGCGCGGCGCGCAATCTCGAAGCGATGTCGATCTAG
- a CDS encoding heavy metal-responsive transcriptional regulator, translating into MTSGELAKQASVNVETLRYYEREQLLPAPSRTEAGYRMYGAQDLTRVRFIRRAQDLGFSLAEIRDLLALRHDASQSVGVVKQLAEHKIQTINEKIQSLEAMKAALTQLAQACPGDHGLVEDCPILKCLDSPHPSQQEISSCSKNS; encoded by the coding sequence ATGACCTCCGGTGAACTGGCCAAACAGGCGTCCGTCAATGTGGAAACATTGCGTTACTACGAACGCGAACAGCTACTGCCCGCACCAAGCCGCACCGAAGCGGGTTACCGCATGTATGGCGCTCAAGATCTCACGCGGGTGCGCTTTATCCGCCGGGCCCAGGATTTGGGGTTTTCGCTTGCGGAAATTCGGGATCTGCTGGCCCTGCGGCACGATGCGTCTCAATCGGTCGGCGTGGTCAAGCAGTTGGCCGAACATAAAATCCAGACCATCAACGAAAAAATCCAGTCGCTGGAGGCGATGAAGGCAGCGCTCACACAGTTAGCGCAAGCATGCCCCGGCGATCACGGCCTTGTCGAAGACTGTCCCATTTTAAAATGCCTCGATAGCCCTCACCCAAGCCAACAGGAGATATCTTCATGCTCAAAAAACTCATGA
- a CDS encoding tetratricopeptide repeat protein, which produces MTFFVFDSAPRRMLAATLPVAMLSGLMLLAVTPSADAQVRLRGYIAQSTRKATRLFETGRWEEAEKIYARDVRSNPNSSNNRAYLGIVQAELFKLGAAEESARKALAKDPKNPYAHIALGVVYRNQTASSDMTYRAQREELLNKAANEFKTALRYDANNPDAYNRLGEVYRTQGRLEEASDAFEKAAQLDRNFSEAVANRGTILKAQGRPEEAIREYRRAIQLNSKNYKAHYYLGEALADQGRYHDAYQALNTSLSQNRNSEMVYAKMGDVLLKQGNESAAIAKYREAIRVKPEYVGAYQKLAQLFDTRGDGELAVSELRSALNANPNLDALKLDAARLSLAVDKPDQALRYYQDVLAKDPANPDALQGLAQTYLVTAQDSAGQGMLGGSDKYVDAEEAIGKALQANPNDLSLHLAMLQVSRLSGKPELAQQELEAMTRIAPRNDSERIAQGEALFALGRYQESDPLFRELLTRNQNNPAQQLKIADALKINGDLDTAAEAYKMVLTRNPQNLKAQRGLHRLDQQRAAADKNLNLAQSFKSVFSKAKKRTAKDYYLESVSLYPRQPEVRLALAKIYQNEDDYGKAILEYQAYVNLRPDMEAGERERYLSKISHLQQKLAERQGRSMTPTAARYGAVSPAAASSSMPPYSGAGVTQTMPPLRQQGAASSTSYQAAPYSGR; this is translated from the coding sequence ATGACCTTTTTTGTTTTCGATTCCGCTCCACGCCGTATGCTGGCAGCCACGTTACCGGTGGCAATGCTGTCCGGGCTGATGTTACTGGCGGTGACGCCTTCCGCCGACGCTCAAGTGCGTTTGCGCGGCTATATCGCGCAATCGACCCGTAAAGCGACCCGTTTGTTTGAAACAGGACGCTGGGAAGAAGCCGAAAAAATTTATGCCCGCGACGTACGCAGCAATCCCAACAGCAGCAATAACCGCGCTTATCTGGGGATTGTTCAGGCAGAACTCTTTAAATTAGGCGCCGCCGAAGAAAGCGCGCGCAAGGCGCTGGCCAAAGATCCGAAGAATCCGTACGCCCATATTGCCCTTGGCGTGGTGTACCGCAATCAGACGGCGTCTTCGGACATGACCTACCGCGCACAGCGAGAAGAACTGCTGAATAAGGCCGCCAATGAGTTCAAGACGGCGCTGCGCTATGACGCCAATAACCCCGACGCCTATAACCGCCTGGGAGAGGTTTATCGGACCCAAGGCCGTTTAGAAGAGGCTTCGGACGCCTTCGAAAAGGCGGCCCAACTGGATCGCAACTTCTCGGAAGCCGTCGCCAATCGCGGCACCATTCTGAAAGCCCAGGGACGGCCCGAAGAGGCGATTCGTGAATACCGGCGCGCAATTCAGCTCAACTCTAAAAATTACAAGGCGCATTACTATCTTGGCGAAGCGCTGGCCGATCAAGGCCGGTACCACGACGCCTATCAGGCGCTCAACACCTCGCTGTCTCAGAACCGTAACAGCGAGATGGTTTATGCCAAGATGGGCGACGTCCTGCTGAAACAGGGCAATGAATCGGCCGCTATCGCCAAATACCGCGAAGCGATCCGGGTCAAACCCGAATACGTCGGCGCTTACCAGAAGCTCGCGCAACTGTTTGACACGCGTGGAGACGGCGAACTGGCCGTATCTGAGCTTCGCAGCGCGCTGAACGCAAACCCCAATCTGGATGCGCTGAAACTCGACGCAGCTCGTCTCTCTCTTGCCGTGGACAAGCCGGATCAGGCCCTTCGTTACTATCAGGACGTGCTGGCCAAAGATCCCGCCAATCCGGACGCCTTACAGGGGCTGGCGCAAACCTACCTCGTGACCGCGCAGGATTCCGCCGGCCAAGGCATGTTGGGAGGATCGGATAAATACGTCGACGCTGAAGAGGCCATTGGCAAAGCGCTTCAGGCGAATCCAAACGATTTGTCGTTGCACTTGGCTATGTTGCAGGTCAGTCGGCTTTCCGGTAAGCCGGAACTCGCCCAGCAAGAGCTGGAAGCGATGACGCGCATCGCCCCGCGCAACGACTCTGAACGCATTGCCCAAGGCGAAGCGCTGTTTGCGCTGGGGCGTTATCAGGAGTCGGATCCGTTGTTCCGCGAATTGCTGACGCGCAACCAGAATAACCCGGCCCAGCAACTCAAAATCGCCGATGCGCTTAAAATCAATGGCGATTTGGATACTGCCGCCGAGGCCTACAAAATGGTGTTGACGCGTAATCCGCAGAATTTGAAAGCGCAACGCGGGCTGCATCGTCTCGATCAGCAGCGCGCCGCCGCCGACAAAAACCTGAATCTGGCGCAGTCTTTCAAAAGCGTGTTTTCCAAGGCGAAAAAACGTACGGCCAAAGATTACTATCTGGAATCCGTGAGCCTGTACCCCCGTCAGCCGGAAGTGCGTCTGGCTCTGGCCAAGATTTACCAGAACGAAGACGATTACGGCAAGGCGATTCTGGAATATCAGGCCTACGTCAATTTGCGCCCTGACATGGAAGCAGGCGAACGCGAGCGTTATTTGTCGAAAATCAGCCATTTGCAGCAAAAGCTGGCTGAACGCCAAGGACGCTCAATGACGCCGACCGCCGCCCGTTATGGCGCGGTTTCTCCTGCCGCCGCGTCTTCTTCCATGCCGCCTTACTCGGGCGCCGGGGTGACGCAAACCATGCCGCCTTTACGTCAACAAGGCGCGGCCTCTTCTACCTCGTATCAAGCCGCTCCTTACAGCGGTCGATAA
- a CDS encoding YggS family pyridoxal phosphate-dependent enzyme, producing the protein MNALTQDDFEHRLAALRQQCDARGATLLAVTKGASLAQIRRAWALGVRDVGENRVQDALAKMEALNGETAQSVGSGAPGSLRWHLIGHLQGNKVAKTVGRFHLIHSIDTTDLAQRLSDANASRNCVQAILLQINVAQEPQKYGFAPEALPEALSLIRRLPGVRVEGLMAMTPLRAEAEESIKIFTKLYDLRMALSDAFARTPARLSMGMSQDYIHALACGATIVRVGSFLFGEERVRAL; encoded by the coding sequence ATGAACGCGCTGACTCAGGATGACTTTGAACACAGGCTTGCGGCGCTGCGACAGCAATGCGATGCGCGCGGCGCGACCCTGCTCGCCGTGACCAAGGGCGCCAGTCTGGCGCAGATTCGGCGCGCATGGGCCTTGGGCGTGCGCGACGTGGGCGAAAACCGCGTACAGGACGCCCTGGCCAAAATGGAGGCGCTGAATGGCGAGACGGCCCAGAGCGTCGGCAGCGGCGCGCCTGGGTCTCTGCGCTGGCACCTGATTGGTCATTTACAGGGTAATAAAGTCGCCAAAACCGTGGGCCGCTTTCATCTGATTCACAGCATTGACACGACGGATCTGGCACAGCGCCTTTCGGACGCCAATGCGTCGCGGAACTGCGTCCAGGCGATTCTCCTGCAGATCAATGTGGCGCAAGAACCTCAAAAATATGGCTTCGCGCCGGAGGCCTTGCCGGAGGCCCTGTCGCTTATTCGACGCTTGCCCGGCGTTCGGGTAGAAGGCCTGATGGCCATGACGCCTCTACGCGCCGAGGCCGAAGAATCCATTAAAATATTTACAAAACTTTATGACCTGCGCATGGCGCTCTCAGACGCCTTCGCGCGGACGCCTGCGCGCTTGTCGATGGGAATGAGTCAGGACTATATACACGCTTTGGCGTGTGGTGCTACAATAGTGCGCGTGGGCTCGTTCCTATTTGGGGAAGAGAGGGTCCGCGCCCTGTAA
- the raiA gene encoding ribosome-associated translation inhibitor RaiA has translation MKIIVSGRNIDLTRGIKDHVIEKMRRLSEHFDFIQEIHVFLSVEKNPSIKENQKAEATVHVNGAIVRVGAAKSDLYAGIDELLHKIERALRKHKTRLMRDVKQRAGTIRKPAEGAATPEAPATEESGETPDDSELFLTYQDAFADDEEEEGEAVTAPAAALPRQ, from the coding sequence ATGAAAATTATTGTCAGCGGTCGCAATATCGATCTGACCCGCGGCATCAAGGATCATGTCATCGAAAAAATGCGCCGCCTGTCCGAGCATTTCGATTTTATTCAGGAGATTCACGTTTTTCTAAGCGTTGAGAAGAACCCCAGCATCAAAGAAAACCAGAAAGCCGAAGCGACCGTCCATGTAAACGGCGCCATTGTGCGCGTCGGGGCCGCCAAATCGGATTTATACGCCGGCATTGACGAGCTGCTGCATAAAATTGAACGCGCGCTGCGCAAGCATAAAACGCGACTGATGCGCGACGTCAAGCAACGCGCGGGCACTATCCGCAAACCCGCCGAAGGCGCCGCCACGCCGGAAGCCCCCGCCACAGAAGAAAGCGGCGAAACGCCCGACGATTCCGAACTGTTTTTGACTTATCAGGACGCCTTCGCCGACGACGAAGAGGAAGAGGGCGAGGCCGTTACAGCGCCCGCCGCCGCCCTCCCGCGGCAATAA
- a CDS encoding cell division protein SepF: protein MNTGLMHKLKNWVSGDPFEDELFQYEEEYEAEPRAYRPARSEFEAPVDKKPRKNLRVVDHPAGGSLQQQVVVIEPRAFEEALDIIEHLRSRRSVLLNLHMLDTAQSQRVVDFLSGATHAIDGNQQRIGDGVFMFTPSNVVITSEAQHKDASAHAGLNVNDAFWNQGR, encoded by the coding sequence ATGAATACGGGACTCATGCATAAGCTTAAAAACTGGGTTTCCGGCGACCCGTTTGAAGACGAGCTGTTTCAATATGAAGAGGAGTACGAGGCCGAACCTCGGGCTTATCGACCTGCGCGAAGCGAGTTTGAAGCGCCTGTCGATAAAAAGCCCCGCAAAAATCTGCGCGTGGTGGACCACCCCGCTGGCGGGTCGTTGCAGCAGCAGGTCGTCGTCATTGAGCCGCGCGCGTTTGAAGAGGCGCTCGATATCATTGAGCATCTGCGCTCGCGTCGCTCCGTGCTGCTGAACCTCCATATGCTGGATACCGCGCAATCACAGCGCGTGGTGGATTTTCTCTCCGGCGCCACCCACGCCATTGACGGCAATCAGCAGCGCATCGGCGACGGCGTATTTATGTTTACGCCCAGCAACGTTGTTATTACCAGTGAGGCGCAGCACAAAGACGCGTCAGCTCATGCAGGGCTGAATGTCAACGACGCCTTCTGGAATCAGGGGCGCTAG
- a CDS encoding DUF4870 domain-containing protein, whose translation MNQDEKLWSGLSYVGLLICAIPTIVILLIKKDESATVKFHALQALGFFLASFVINTGLNILNMMVGQLLGPVALLVGAVAILVSLALLGYWIFLTIKAFMGDDIQVPVLSDFIHKYLMKA comes from the coding sequence ATGAATCAGGACGAAAAACTCTGGAGCGGTCTCAGTTACGTCGGGTTACTCATTTGCGCCATCCCGACAATTGTCATCCTGCTCATTAAAAAAGACGAATCGGCGACGGTTAAATTCCATGCGCTTCAGGCCCTGGGATTTTTTCTGGCCTCGTTTGTCATCAATACAGGGCTCAATATCCTGAATATGATGGTAGGACAACTGTTAGGACCGGTGGCGCTCCTGGTAGGCGCGGTCGCCATTCTCGTCAGCCTGGCGCTTTTGGGCTATTGGATTTTCCTGACCATCAAGGCGTTTATGGGCGATGATATTCAAGTGCCCGTGTTGAGCGACTTCATCCATAAATACTTGATGAAAGCGTAG